One stretch of Jiangella gansuensis DSM 44835 DNA includes these proteins:
- a CDS encoding YdcF family protein produces the protein MGADRSRLPDDVLEDAQILWDYHQLHHELRRTDVGIGLGSHDLGVADHTADLYHRGMFPLIVFTGANAPTTVDLFPDGEANHYARRAAELGVPAGAILIEPRATNTAENITFTRQLLAEHGVRPRSVTIVSRPYQQRRAYATCRKQWPDVDVICSSQPQSLRDYLATVADDDRVINMLVGDTQRISLYAERGFAISQDMPQDVRDGFTRLAQRGFDRRLV, from the coding sequence ATGGGTGCTGATCGATCGAGACTGCCTGATGACGTCCTGGAGGACGCGCAGATCCTGTGGGACTACCACCAGCTCCACCACGAGCTGCGGCGCACTGACGTCGGCATCGGCCTCGGCAGCCACGACCTCGGCGTCGCCGACCACACCGCCGACCTCTACCACCGCGGTATGTTCCCGCTGATCGTGTTCACTGGCGCTAACGCGCCCACGACCGTCGACCTCTTCCCCGACGGCGAAGCCAACCACTACGCGCGCAGAGCCGCCGAACTCGGCGTGCCTGCCGGCGCGATCCTGATCGAGCCCCGCGCAACCAACACCGCCGAGAACATCACCTTCACCCGGCAGCTCCTCGCCGAGCACGGCGTCAGACCACGATCCGTCACTATCGTCAGCCGGCCGTACCAACAGCGCCGGGCCTACGCCACGTGCCGCAAACAATGGCCCGACGTCGACGTCATCTGCTCATCCCAGCCACAGAGCCTCCGCGACTACCTCGCCACTGTCGCCGACGATGACCGCGTCATCAACATGCTTGTTGGCGACACCCAGCGCATCAGCCTCTACGCTGAGCGCGGCTTCGCCATTTCACAAGACATGCCTCAAGACGTTCGCGACGGATTCACCCGTCTGGCCCAACGCGGTTTCGATAGGCGCCTCGTCTAG
- a CDS encoding GntR family transcriptional regulator produces MATGYRELADVLRAAILRGEYPEGSTLPKQDELATEHGVNVKTVRNAVSLLAAEGLVTPVRRRGTVVRIRPPMQRLGAERYAKSKWKFGDLVAFAADREASGRPWKWTDQTQTVRQVPADQEIATALSVPVGSTVYERARLVKDDGTPTHTLTSYYRPEDVKGTPIVDPTPGPAGSGGGYAVLTMQGLEPHEIAETFYARMPTPDERETLELPAGEPVMILQRITTTESGKVVEFARGVHSASRFSWSYKFKIPD; encoded by the coding sequence ATGGCCACCGGCTACCGCGAGCTGGCGGATGTGCTCCGAGCGGCGATCTTGCGGGGTGAGTACCCCGAGGGCTCTACGCTGCCCAAACAGGACGAGCTTGCGACCGAGCACGGCGTGAACGTGAAGACGGTCCGCAACGCCGTCTCGCTGCTAGCGGCCGAAGGGCTCGTGACGCCCGTCCGCCGGCGGGGCACGGTGGTTCGTATCCGGCCACCGATGCAACGGCTCGGCGCCGAGCGGTACGCGAAGAGCAAGTGGAAGTTCGGTGACCTCGTCGCGTTCGCCGCCGACCGCGAGGCCTCGGGCCGGCCGTGGAAGTGGACCGACCAGACACAGACGGTCCGGCAGGTCCCAGCCGACCAGGAGATCGCGACCGCTCTATCCGTGCCAGTTGGGTCGACCGTCTACGAGCGAGCACGACTCGTGAAGGACGACGGCACCCCCACGCATACCCTCACCAGCTACTACAGGCCCGAGGACGTCAAAGGGACGCCTATCGTCGATCCGACGCCAGGACCCGCCGGTAGCGGGGGCGGGTACGCCGTGCTGACGATGCAGGGCCTGGAGCCGCACGAGATCGCGGAGACGTTCTACGCGCGCATGCCCACGCCCGACGAGCGCGAGACGCTGGAGCTGCCGGCCGGCGAGCCGGTCATGATCCTCCAGCGGATCACCACCACCGAGAGTGGCAAGGTGGTCGAGTTCGCGCGCGGCGTGCACTCGGCGTCACGGTTCTCCTGGAGCTACAAATTCAAGATCCCCGACTAG
- a CDS encoding replication initiator, whose amino-acid sequence MTALPDDATMRELAASERVCVRPILQRVTDTLTGTVRTVVLPCGATRAKVCPSCADAARRLRIQQCREGWHLADDPPKPVPEPGEGAENDAVDQADEDDDETGRRVRSTRRRQDAPDLPRLAVSDTTVGRVFEAPDGKTYRPSMFVTLTLPSYGRVTSEGVPVDPARYDYRRAALDAMHFPKLVDRFWQNLRRATGYSVQYFATVEPQRRLAPHLHAAIRGAIPRKLLRQVVAATYHQVWWPQLDEPVYTDVLPVWDELAQAYADPTTGAVLPTWDEALDAIDDDPSAVPAHVIRAGSQVDIQGVIAGTPLADRVIGYLTKYLTKSISDPLHDDADGEAPVSMARRAHIDRLAEEVRWLPCSPTCANWLRYGVQPKDARGGMEPGRCGSKAHDRDHLGLGGRRVLVSRRWTGKTLDEHRADRAAVVKAVLAEAGVEMDDHDELSATATRPDGLPRFVWTTTKPGDLDAPTYARLIAHAIAQKHRWRTQYEDAKTRAGPAALGLSATARPAAAPAA is encoded by the coding sequence ATGACGGCCCTGCCCGACGACGCGACGATGCGCGAGCTCGCGGCCAGTGAGCGGGTCTGCGTGCGGCCGATCCTGCAACGGGTCACCGACACCCTCACCGGCACCGTGCGGACCGTCGTCCTGCCCTGTGGCGCCACCCGCGCGAAGGTGTGCCCCTCGTGCGCGGACGCTGCCCGCCGGCTGCGGATCCAGCAGTGCCGCGAAGGTTGGCACCTCGCCGACGACCCACCCAAGCCAGTACCGGAACCCGGCGAGGGTGCAGAGAACGACGCCGTCGACCAGGCCGACGAGGACGACGACGAGACCGGTCGTCGCGTGCGGTCGACCAGGCGGCGGCAAGACGCCCCCGATCTTCCGCGGCTGGCGGTGTCGGACACGACGGTCGGGCGCGTGTTCGAGGCACCGGACGGGAAGACGTATCGGCCGTCGATGTTCGTCACGCTGACCCTGCCGTCGTACGGGCGCGTCACTAGCGAGGGTGTGCCGGTTGACCCGGCCCGATATGACTACCGGCGGGCGGCGCTGGATGCGATGCACTTCCCGAAGCTGGTGGACCGGTTCTGGCAGAACCTCCGCCGCGCCACCGGCTACTCAGTGCAGTACTTCGCCACCGTCGAACCCCAACGCCGCCTCGCCCCGCACCTGCACGCCGCCATCCGCGGCGCCATCCCGCGCAAGCTCCTGCGTCAGGTGGTCGCGGCGACCTACCACCAGGTGTGGTGGCCACAGCTCGACGAACCCGTCTACACCGACGTGCTGCCGGTGTGGGACGAGCTGGCGCAGGCCTACGCCGACCCGACCACCGGTGCCGTCCTGCCGACATGGGACGAAGCGCTGGACGCCATCGACGACGACCCGTCCGCCGTGCCGGCACACGTGATCCGCGCCGGGTCGCAGGTCGACATCCAGGGCGTCATCGCGGGCACGCCGCTTGCGGACCGCGTCATCGGCTACCTGACGAAGTACCTCACGAAGTCGATCAGCGACCCACTCCACGACGACGCCGACGGCGAGGCACCCGTCTCGATGGCACGCAGAGCGCATATAGATCGGCTCGCCGAAGAGGTCCGTTGGCTGCCGTGCTCGCCGACGTGTGCGAACTGGCTCCGTTACGGCGTGCAGCCCAAGGACGCGAGAGGTGGCATGGAGCCTGGCCGCTGCGGGTCCAAGGCGCACGACCGGGACCACCTCGGCCTCGGCGGCCGGCGCGTCCTCGTGTCCCGCCGCTGGACCGGCAAGACCCTCGACGAGCACCGGGCCGACCGTGCCGCCGTCGTGAAAGCGGTCCTCGCCGAAGCGGGCGTGGAAATGGACGACCACGACGAGCTTTCGGCAACCGCCACCCGGCCCGACGGGCTGCCTCGGTTCGTGTGGACCACGACCAAGCCCGGCGACCTCGACGCACCGACCTACGCCCGGCTCATCGCACACGCCATCGCGCAGAAACACCGCTGGCGAACCCAGTACGAGGACGCGAAGACCCGCGCCGGACCTGCGGCGCTCGGTCTTTCGGCAACTGCAAGGCCTGCCGCTGCCCCGGCGGCGTGA
- a CDS encoding helix-turn-helix domain-containing protein encodes MNDDETLIALRSAGDVLTIEEAARYLRIGRTTMYALVMSGEIRSIKIGYLRRVPVECLREYVADQLRQAQAAGQVA; translated from the coding sequence ATGAACGACGACGAGACGCTGATCGCCCTCCGATCAGCCGGTGACGTCCTGACCATCGAGGAAGCCGCACGCTATCTGCGTATCGGCCGGACCACGATGTATGCGCTGGTCATGAGTGGAGAGATCCGCTCCATCAAGATCGGGTACCTCCGTCGCGTGCCGGTCGAGTGCCTGCGCGAGTACGTCGCCGACCAGCTGCGCCAGGCTCAGGCCGCGGGACAGGTGGCGTGA
- a CDS encoding tyrosine-type recombinase/integrase, whose amino-acid sequence MATRRPNGASSIYLGKDGDWHGRVTVGIKDDGSPDRRHVQRKTEAEVIAAVRKLERDRDAGAVRRAGQRWTVESWLMHWIENIAVPPAISDYTHDGYRRDIKVHLVPCVGKHRLERLQPEHLEKLYAAMQKEKGRSAGTAHHVHRTIRAALNEAVRRKYLTSNPATQAKAPNVQEIEVEPYDVDEVKRLLKVAGERRNSARWAIALALGLRQGEALGLKWSHLDLETGTLRVRRSRLRPKFAHGCDGTCGRQKAGDCPQRIQVNPDTKDTKSRAGRRVVGLPPQLVALLEKHREEQNAERVAAGEAWKDEGWVFAKPNGTALAPATDYHEWKRLLKAAGVRDGRLHDARHTASTVLLILGVPERTVMSIMGWSSTAMAARYQHVTDPIRRAVAQQVDGLLWADQDDDKKADGEGK is encoded by the coding sequence ATGGCTACCCGCAGACCCAACGGCGCGTCGAGCATCTACCTGGGTAAGGACGGCGACTGGCATGGCCGGGTCACCGTCGGCATCAAGGACGACGGCTCGCCGGACCGTCGGCACGTGCAACGCAAGACCGAAGCCGAGGTCATCGCCGCGGTGCGCAAGCTCGAACGCGACCGCGACGCCGGAGCCGTCCGCAGGGCCGGCCAGCGATGGACGGTGGAGAGCTGGCTCATGCACTGGATCGAGAACATCGCCGTCCCGCCCGCGATCAGCGACTACACGCACGACGGATATCGCCGGGACATCAAGGTCCACCTCGTGCCCTGCGTCGGAAAGCACCGCCTCGAACGCTTGCAACCCGAGCACCTGGAGAAGCTGTACGCGGCCATGCAGAAGGAGAAGGGCCGTAGCGCGGGCACGGCTCACCACGTGCATCGGACGATCCGGGCAGCGTTGAACGAAGCCGTGCGGCGCAAGTACCTGACATCGAACCCGGCCACCCAGGCGAAGGCTCCGAACGTCCAAGAGATCGAGGTCGAGCCGTACGACGTCGACGAGGTCAAGCGGCTGCTGAAGGTGGCCGGCGAGCGGCGGAACAGTGCCCGATGGGCGATCGCGCTGGCGCTCGGCCTGCGTCAAGGCGAGGCGCTGGGGTTGAAATGGTCGCATCTCGACCTGGAGACCGGGACGCTTCGGGTCCGCCGTAGCCGGCTGCGGCCGAAGTTCGCCCACGGCTGCGACGGAACATGCGGACGGCAGAAGGCTGGCGACTGCCCGCAACGCATCCAGGTGAACCCCGACACCAAGGACACTAAATCCCGTGCCGGGCGCCGCGTCGTCGGACTACCGCCGCAGCTCGTCGCCCTGCTCGAAAAGCACCGTGAGGAACAGAACGCCGAGCGGGTGGCCGCAGGTGAGGCGTGGAAGGACGAGGGCTGGGTGTTCGCGAAGCCCAACGGGACCGCGCTCGCCCCGGCGACCGACTATCACGAGTGGAAGCGGCTCCTGAAGGCCGCCGGCGTCCGTGACGGTCGCCTGCACGATGCCCGGCATACGGCGTCGACCGTCCTGCTGATCCTCGGCGTGCCTGAGCGCACGGTCATGTCCATCATGGGATGGTCGTCGACAGCGATGGCGGCCCGATACCAGCACGTCACCGACCCGATCCGCCGCGCGGTCGCGCAGCAGGTCGACGGGCTGTTGTGGGCCGACCAGGACGACGACAAGAAGGCCGACGGCGAAGGCAAATGA
- a CDS encoding DNA polymerase III subunit gamma and tau: MSSLALYRTYRPGTFADVVGQEHVTVPLMRALSNDRVHHAYLFSGPRGCGKTSSARILARSLNCEQGPTAEPCGSCQSCLDLAPNGPGNIDVVELDAATHGLVDDARDLREKAHFAPVSSRFKIYIIDEAHQLGPGAANALLKLIEEPPAHLKFIFATTAPDKIIGTIRSRTHHYPFRLIPTKTLQQNLGWICEQEGVAIEPAALALVARAGAGSARDSQSILGQLIAGAGDDGVTYELAVALLGFTDAAMLDQVVEAVAAGDGRSVFGALDRVMDAGHDPRRFLTDLLERFRDLIVLRAAPDAVAAGLLDIPPDQAERMAAQATRFGPNDLIRLAAVVDEGITAMKGATPTRLQLELVCARLLLPGADHSVDGVQARLDRVERRLTGGEPIATAQPSEVATPPVAATPPAAAAPPVAAPTPEPVAPPTPEPVARPTPEPVAPAEPQPSTGGGQEAPSRPAAPATVQPPAAPAASAPPATPAPAAPPQPISAAGASGGVADVRRMWPEVLVRLKEIKRTPWSLISQESMVADVADGVLTLAFRQPTLRDTFARREDFQACLQQAIKDVLLLDLRIEAIVDPSADPSSNTRQPGAPAASPAGPPPTAVAAPPAGDQPAPGQPGQPAGPSQPGPTPPAAPGPSANSDSPAGPGTPGEPPGGPGTPGGAASSGPVAHGSEPPVSRAAAAKEAARRSQARATEAAATAPGHVADDADADPNDDDLPDDGVSQRELLERTLGATVIAEIENE, from the coding sequence GTGTCGTCGTTAGCTCTTTACCGCACCTACCGCCCGGGCACCTTCGCCGACGTGGTGGGGCAGGAGCATGTCACGGTCCCGCTGATGCGGGCCTTGTCTAACGACCGCGTTCACCATGCCTATCTCTTCTCCGGTCCGCGCGGCTGTGGCAAGACGTCGTCGGCGCGCATCCTGGCCCGATCCCTCAACTGCGAGCAGGGGCCGACGGCTGAGCCGTGCGGCAGTTGCCAGTCCTGTCTGGACCTCGCGCCCAACGGCCCCGGCAACATCGACGTGGTCGAGCTCGACGCGGCCACCCACGGCCTGGTCGACGACGCCCGCGACCTGCGCGAGAAGGCGCATTTCGCGCCGGTGTCGTCGCGGTTCAAGATCTACATCATCGACGAGGCACACCAGCTCGGTCCGGGCGCGGCCAACGCGCTGCTCAAGCTGATCGAGGAGCCGCCGGCGCACCTGAAGTTCATCTTCGCCACCACCGCGCCGGACAAGATCATCGGGACCATCCGGTCCCGCACGCACCACTATCCGTTCCGGCTCATTCCCACCAAGACGCTGCAGCAGAACCTCGGCTGGATCTGCGAACAGGAGGGCGTGGCCATCGAGCCGGCGGCGCTCGCACTGGTGGCTCGGGCGGGCGCCGGGTCGGCCCGTGATTCCCAGTCCATCCTCGGCCAGCTCATCGCCGGCGCCGGCGATGACGGCGTCACCTACGAGCTCGCGGTCGCGCTGCTCGGGTTCACCGACGCGGCCATGCTCGACCAGGTGGTCGAGGCCGTCGCGGCGGGTGACGGCCGATCGGTGTTCGGTGCGCTCGACCGGGTCATGGACGCCGGTCACGATCCGCGCCGTTTCCTGACCGACCTGCTCGAGCGGTTCCGCGACCTCATCGTGCTGCGGGCCGCGCCCGACGCCGTCGCCGCGGGGCTGCTGGACATCCCGCCCGACCAAGCCGAGCGGATGGCCGCGCAGGCCACCCGGTTCGGCCCGAACGACCTCATCCGCCTGGCCGCCGTGGTCGACGAAGGCATCACGGCCATGAAAGGCGCCACCCCCACCCGGCTGCAGCTGGAACTGGTGTGCGCGCGGCTGCTGCTGCCCGGCGCGGACCATTCGGTCGACGGTGTCCAAGCTCGGCTGGATCGAGTCGAGCGCCGGCTCACCGGCGGCGAGCCGATCGCGACGGCCCAGCCCAGCGAGGTCGCGACACCTCCGGTCGCAGCGACGCCGCCGGCTGCAGCAGCGCCTCCGGTCGCCGCGCCGACGCCCGAGCCGGTCGCCCCGCCCACGCCCGAGCCGGTCGCCCGGCCGACGCCCGAGCCGGTCGCTCCGGCCGAGCCGCAGCCCTCAACCGGGGGCGGGCAGGAGGCGCCGTCCAGGCCGGCCGCGCCGGCGACCGTCCAACCGCCAGCCGCACCCGCTGCGTCCGCGCCGCCAGCTACGCCGGCACCGGCCGCGCCGCCGCAGCCCATCTCGGCCGCGGGCGCCTCCGGTGGGGTGGCAGACGTCCGGCGCATGTGGCCGGAGGTGCTGGTCCGCCTCAAGGAGATCAAGCGCACGCCGTGGAGCCTCATCTCGCAGGAGTCCATGGTGGCCGACGTCGCGGACGGCGTGCTGACTCTGGCGTTCCGGCAGCCGACGCTGCGCGACACGTTCGCCCGCCGCGAGGACTTCCAGGCGTGCCTGCAGCAGGCCATCAAGGACGTGTTGCTGCTCGACCTGCGCATCGAGGCCATCGTCGATCCCTCGGCCGACCCGTCGTCCAACACGCGTCAGCCGGGGGCGCCGGCGGCCAGCCCGGCCGGGCCGCCGCCCACGGCCGTCGCCGCGCCGCCGGCCGGCGACCAGCCCGCTCCCGGTCAGCCGGGGCAGCCCGCCGGTCCGAGCCAGCCTGGGCCGACTCCGCCGGCGGCTCCCGGTCCGTCCGCGAACAGCGATTCCCCGGCCGGCCCGGGCACGCCGGGTGAGCCCCCCGGTGGTCCTGGCACGCCAGGTGGCGCCGCGTCGTCCGGCCCGGTTGCCCACGGTTCCGAACCGCCGGTCAGCCGAGCCGCCGCGGCCAAGGAAGCCGCCCGGCGCAGTCAGGCCCGCGCTACCGAAGCCGCGGCCACCGCGCCGGGTCACGTCGCCGACGACGCCGACGCGGACCCGAACGACGATGATCTCCCCGACGACGGCGTCTCCCAGCGCGAGCTGCTCGAACGCACCCTCGGGGCGACCGTCATCGCCGAGATCGAAAACGAGTAG
- a CDS encoding YbaB/EbfC family nucleoid-associated protein, with the protein MFPPGSEGFDMGQLLQQAQRMQEQLMSAQQDLTEAEATGTAGGGLVRATVTGAGELTDLQLDPSVVDPEDVETLSDLIIAAVRDAHAEIQRTAQEQLGSINADVAGLLGDAGGQGNPLAGLFGGAAGGPGGSGAADEAGAIQGSVVDDDDDRPGSSAPSGQGT; encoded by the coding sequence GTGTTTCCGCCTGGATCCGAAGGCTTCGACATGGGCCAGCTGCTGCAACAGGCTCAGCGCATGCAGGAGCAGCTCATGTCCGCCCAACAGGACCTCACCGAGGCCGAGGCCACCGGCACGGCCGGTGGTGGCCTGGTCCGCGCGACTGTCACCGGCGCCGGTGAGCTGACCGACCTGCAGCTGGACCCGTCCGTCGTCGATCCCGAGGACGTCGAGACGCTCTCCGACCTCATCATCGCTGCCGTCCGCGACGCGCACGCGGAGATCCAGCGCACGGCGCAGGAGCAGCTCGGCTCCATCAACGCCGACGTCGCCGGTCTCCTCGGTGACGCCGGCGGCCAGGGCAACCCGCTGGCCGGCCTGTTCGGCGGTGCCGCCGGTGGGCCCGGTGGCTCCGGCGCTGCTGACGAGGCCGGCGCCATCCAGGGCTCCGTCGTCGACGATGACGACGACCGGCCCGGCAGCTCCGCGCCGTCCGGCCAGGGCACCTGA
- the recR gene encoding recombination mediator RecR — protein sequence MYEGVVQDLIDELGRLPGVGPKSAQRIAFHLLAADADDVRRLVSALTEVKEKVRFCTVCGNVAQQEQCRICLDQRRDPSILCVVEEPKDVVAIERTREFRGRYHVLGGAISPIEGVGPDDLRVRELMTRLADDAVKEIILATDPNLEGEATATYLARMIKPMGLRVTRLASGLPVGGDLEYADEVTLGRAFEGRRLLDV from the coding sequence ATGTACGAAGGCGTCGTCCAGGACCTCATCGACGAGCTCGGGCGGTTACCGGGCGTCGGTCCGAAGAGCGCCCAGCGCATCGCGTTCCACCTGCTGGCCGCCGACGCCGACGACGTGCGCCGGTTGGTGTCGGCGCTCACCGAGGTCAAGGAGAAGGTCCGGTTCTGCACCGTCTGCGGCAACGTCGCGCAGCAGGAGCAGTGCCGCATCTGCCTCGACCAGCGGCGCGACCCGTCCATTCTGTGTGTGGTCGAGGAGCCGAAGGACGTGGTGGCCATCGAGCGGACGCGTGAGTTCCGCGGCCGCTACCACGTGCTCGGTGGCGCCATCAGCCCCATCGAGGGCGTTGGTCCGGACGACCTGCGGGTACGGGAGTTGATGACAAGGCTCGCCGACGACGCGGTCAAGGAGATCATCCTCGCCACCGACCCGAATCTCGAGGGCGAGGCGACGGCCACCTACCTGGCCCGGATGATCAAGCCGATGGGGTTGCGCGTGACGCGTCTAGCCAGTGGACTTCCGGTAGGTGGTGATCTCGAGTATGCCGATGAGGTCACCCTGGGTCGTGCGTTCGAGGGACGGAGACTTCTCGATGTCTAG
- a CDS encoding DUF5063 domain-containing protein yields MSSAAATRSAADQAEEYADFAAEIADQVESFLLAVREIARGSDPGSTLSLLLLEVSQLCLAGGRLGAISDVVPDERFEPDAGPDADVDELRERIAALLDPVDGYVEVVDPIDPERGATGFRISDDLASIAQDLLHGMSHYRDGRVIEALWWWQFSYLSSWGSTAGAALRALHSLIAHTRLDHHDEDIDITQETLIPVEAEL; encoded by the coding sequence ATGTCTAGTGCTGCTGCAACCCGGTCGGCCGCGGACCAGGCCGAGGAGTACGCCGATTTCGCTGCCGAGATCGCGGACCAGGTCGAGAGCTTCCTGCTCGCAGTCCGCGAGATCGCCCGCGGCAGCGACCCGGGCAGCACGCTTTCGCTCCTGCTCCTCGAGGTCAGCCAGCTGTGCCTGGCCGGCGGGCGGCTCGGCGCCATCAGCGACGTCGTCCCCGACGAGCGGTTCGAGCCCGACGCCGGCCCGGACGCCGACGTCGATGAGCTGCGGGAGCGCATCGCGGCGCTTCTCGACCCGGTCGACGGCTACGTCGAGGTGGTCGACCCCATCGACCCGGAGCGCGGCGCCACCGGCTTCCGGATCTCCGACGACCTCGCCAGCATCGCGCAGGACCTGCTGCACGGGATGTCGCACTACCGTGACGGCCGCGTCATCGAGGCGCTGTGGTGGTGGCAGTTCTCGTACCTGTCGTCGTGGGGTTCCACGGCGGGGGCCGCGCTGCGGGCGTTGCACTCGCTGATCGCGCACACCCGGCTCGACCACCACGACGAAGACATCGATATCACCCAGGAGACCCTGATCCCGGTCGAGGCCGAACTCTGA
- a CDS encoding aspartate kinase has protein sequence MGLVVQKYGGSSVADAAAIKRVAQRIVATTKEGHEVVVVVSAMGDTTDELLDLAEQVSPLPGGRELDMLLTAGERMSMALLAMAIGDLGHEARSFTGSQAGVITDSVHGRARIIDVTPGRIRQALDGGAIAIVAGFQGVSQDSKDITTLGRGGSDTTAVALAAALDADVCEIYTDVDGIFTADPRIVPTARRVPHITYEEMLEMAACGAKVLHLRCVEYARRYRIPIHVRSSFSTLTGTWVSHPTEESEQGDMEQPIISGVAHDRSEAKITVVGVPDKVGEAATIFSSVASADVNIDMIVQNVSAVDTNRTDISFTLPASDGRKGMEALTAIQDTVGFESLRYDDGIGKVSLIGAGMRSHPGVSAKFFSSLADAGVNIEMISTSEIRISVVVRSDDIDTAVGAIHRAFDLDASQVEAVVYGGTGR, from the coding sequence GTGGGACTGGTCGTCCAGAAGTACGGCGGATCCTCCGTCGCCGACGCCGCCGCCATCAAGCGGGTAGCGCAGCGGATCGTGGCCACCACCAAGGAGGGGCACGAGGTCGTCGTGGTCGTGTCCGCCATGGGTGACACCACGGACGAGCTGCTCGATCTCGCCGAGCAGGTCTCGCCGCTGCCGGGCGGCCGCGAGCTCGACATGCTGCTGACGGCCGGCGAGCGCATGTCCATGGCGCTGCTGGCCATGGCCATCGGCGACCTCGGGCACGAGGCGCGCTCGTTCACCGGCAGCCAGGCCGGTGTCATCACCGACTCCGTGCACGGGCGGGCCCGCATCATCGACGTCACGCCCGGGCGTATCCGCCAGGCCCTCGACGGCGGTGCCATCGCCATCGTCGCCGGCTTCCAGGGCGTCAGCCAGGACAGCAAGGACATCACCACCCTGGGCCGCGGCGGCTCGGACACCACGGCGGTCGCGCTCGCCGCGGCGCTCGACGCCGACGTCTGCGAGATCTACACCGACGTCGACGGCATCTTCACCGCCGACCCCCGCATCGTCCCCACGGCGCGCCGCGTTCCGCACATCACGTACGAAGAGATGCTCGAGATGGCCGCGTGCGGTGCCAAGGTCCTGCACCTGCGCTGTGTCGAGTACGCCCGCCGGTACCGCATCCCGATTCATGTGCGTTCGAGTTTCTCGACGTTGACCGGCACCTGGGTGTCCCACCCGACCGAGGAAAGTGAGCAGGGCGACATGGAGCAGCCGATCATCTCCGGCGTCGCGCACGACCGCAGCGAGGCGAAGATCACCGTCGTGGGGGTCCCGGACAAGGTGGGCGAGGCCGCCACGATCTTCAGTTCCGTCGCCTCCGCGGACGTGAACATCGACATGATCGTGCAGAACGTCTCGGCGGTCGACACGAACCGCACCGACATCTCCTTCACGCTGCCGGCGTCCGACGGCCGCAAGGGCATGGAGGCGCTGACGGCCATCCAGGACACCGTCGGGTTCGAGTCGCTGCGCTACGACGACGGCATCGGCAAGGTGTCGCTCATCGGCGCCGGTATGCGCAGCCACCCTGGCGTGAGCGCGAAGTTCTTCAGCTCGCTCGCCGACGCGGGAGTCAACATCGAGATGATCTCCACGTCCGAGATCCGCATCTCCGTGGTGGTGCGCAGCGACGACATCGACACCGCGGTCGGCGCGATCCACCGGGCCTTCGACCTCGACGCCAGTCAGGTCGAGGCGGTCGTGTACGGGGGTACCGGGCGATGA